The Dyadobacter sandarakinus DNA window AAAGAAGTCGTGCAATGCAGGAAGATCTGTTGCAAATACTTCAAAGTACTCTTCGAGCTTGTACTGCGTTCCTACGGGATCATTCAGCTTGATGAGGCCCGAAAATATGAACAGGAGGCCGACGATAACACGGGAAATCTGAGCAAGAACTTTCATTATATCAGGTGCTGTACCTTATCAGGAATGGTCAGTTTGTTTGCAGGGCATTGGATTTGATCAGGCAGAAAACCGAATAATTGATGATATCCTGGTAGCCTGCCCTGACACCCTCGGACACTATCGTTACGCCCTGGTTGTCCTCAATCTGCTTGATCCGCAGCAGTTTCATCAGAATGATGTCCGTCATCGAACTGATCCGCATGTCGCGCCAGGCTTCACCATAGTCATGGTTCTTGTTAAAAAGCAGCGACTTTACCTCATTAACCTGCGCATCATACAATGCGGTAAGTTCCGTATCTGCGATCTTGGTCCCGCTCTCGATCGCGTTAATCTGGATCAATGCCATCACACAGTAATTAATGATTCCGATGAACTCGGACGATACATCCTCGGCCACTTTCTGAGAACCTTTTTCCTGTATGGTACGGATACGCTGAGCCTTGATGAAAATCTGATCGGTGAGGGAGGGAATTCGGAGAATGCGCCAGGAAGTTCCGTAATCTTTGTTTTTTTTTGTGAAAAGATCCTGGCAATACTGAATGATTTCCTGGTACTCGGATTCTGTGGATTTCACTGCCTGCATGAAGTTTGCTGCTTTAAAGGGATGGTTCGGAATGCGTTAAAATAACAGGCTTTTTCCGCCATGACGCTGAAAAAATATGTCGCAAGTTAACAAAAAAACGATCAACATCAGGGGCAGACTGCTCGATCTGTCCGGGCCTGTGGTAATGGGTATCCTCAACATCACCCCCGACTCTTTCTTTGCACAAAGCAGAGTTCAGTCTGCGGAGGAGATTGTTGACAAGGCGGGAGAAATGTTGCAGGAAGGCGCTTTGATCCTCGATATCGGTGGCTACTCGACCCGGCCCGGTGCCCGTGAGATTGAGCCGGCTGAGGAAAGCGAGCGGGTAGCCGCTGCATTGGAAGTGCTGACCAGGCACTTCCCCGAAGCCTTGTTTTCGGCAGATACTTTCCGCGCGATGGTAGCCCGGCAGGCCGTGTATTCGGGAGCACATATGATTAATGATGTGGCAGGCGGCAATCTGGACCCGGACATGTTTGATACCGTGGCAGACTTGCAGGTACCCTATGTACTGATGCACATGAGAGGCACACCCGCCACCATGAACAAGCTTACGCACTACGATCAGCTGATCCCGGATATACTGAAAGATTTACAACAGAAAGTAGATATCCTGCGCCAAAAAGGAGTGACAGACCTGATCATTGATCCGGGCTTTGGCTTTGCAAAAACCATTGCCCAAAACTTCGAGCTGCTGGCAGGATTGTCGGAGTTCAAACGGCTGGGTTACCCGGTACTTGCAGGACTTTCCCGGAAAACGACCATTTACAAAACACTGAATACTACGGCTGAGCATGCACTGAACGGGACAACCGTGCTCAATACGCTGGCTTTGGAAAGAGGAGCATCCATTTTAAGGGTACACGATGTGAAGCCCGCGGTGGAAGCTGTAAAACTCTGGACAGCTACGACGCGCTATTTAAATAAAATAGTAATTTAGTCGCAAAACAATACTGGTTTTATGCGTGTGGGTTTTCTGAACATCAACTGGGCTGACGTTCTTGATGTTTTTTTGGTGTCTGTTCTTCTTTATCAGGTATATACGCTCGTTCGGGGAAGTATTGCCAGCCGGGTCTTTTTGGGTTACCTGTTCGTGTATGTCTTTTACCTGGTCGTAAAAGGTCTCGGACTGGGGTTGCTGACGGCTATTTTGCAGTACTTTATGGGGGTGGGAGCCGTCGCGCTGATCGTGATTTTTCAGCAGGAAATCAGGCGTTTTCTCCTGATTATCGGCAAATCGACCATTTACACCAACAATGGTTTTCTCAAGAAAGTAATTGGTAGCTCGGTACTTGATCTGAAAGCAAAAAACCTGAGAGAAATTGTAGATGCCAGCAAAACCATTGCTGCAAGCTTTACAGGTGCATTGATTGTACTCAATAAAAGGGACGATCTCAGTAAATATGTGGAAACCGGCGAGCTGCTGGATGCACGCGTATCCAAGCCGCTGCTCGTTTCGCTTTTTAATCAGTACAGTGAATTGCATGACGGAGCAGTAGTAATCGTGGACGGGGTACTCAAAGCAGCACGCTGTGTACTGCCGGTAGCAGACGGAGTGGATATTCCATCGTCACTTGGTTTCAGGCACCGCGCTGCCATGGGCATGAGCGAGGCGACCGATGCTGCCGTGATTGTGATATCTGAACAAACAGGCCGTATATCACTGGCCGTTGAGGGCGAACTGCACAGCAATATTCCCTATGCAGAGCTTGAAAGCCGCATTGAGGAGTACCTCGCCTCGGATGCACAGCGTATGCCGAAGTAAATATTCAGGAGTAGATTTGGCAATATCCTGCGTAATATCTATTTTTGCAGACCAAAACCAGAACGAGGAAAATCAGTTTTATAAAATGGCAAATCATAAATCAGCTTTAAAAAGAATTCGCGCCAACGAAACAAAACGTCTGCGTAACCGCTACCAGCACAAAACAACACGTTCATACATCAAGAAATTGCGTGATATTACTGACAAGGCAGAAGCTACACAGGTTTACAAAACAGTGTCGTCCATGCTGGATCGTCTGGCTAAAAAGAACATTATCCATAAGAAAAAAGCATCTAACCAGAAATCAAAACTGGCTAGGTTTGTCAACTCTCTGACAGCAGCTTAATTCTTTTCTACTTATAAGTAACCCCGGTAATACAATTATCGGGGTTTATTTTTTGTTGTATACAGGCATATCAATTCGGAAACCT harbors:
- a CDS encoding DUF1599 domain-containing protein produces the protein MKSTESEYQEIIQYCQDLFTKKNKDYGTSWRILRIPSLTDQIFIKAQRIRTIQEKGSQKVAEDVSSEFIGIINYCVMALIQINAIESGTKIADTELTALYDAQVNEVKSLLFNKNHDYGEAWRDMRISSMTDIILMKLLRIKQIEDNQGVTIVSEGVRAGYQDIINYSVFCLIKSNALQTN
- the folP gene encoding dihydropteroate synthase, which gives rise to MSQVNKKTINIRGRLLDLSGPVVMGILNITPDSFFAQSRVQSAEEIVDKAGEMLQEGALILDIGGYSTRPGAREIEPAEESERVAAALEVLTRHFPEALFSADTFRAMVARQAVYSGAHMINDVAGGNLDPDMFDTVADLQVPYVLMHMRGTPATMNKLTHYDQLIPDILKDLQQKVDILRQKGVTDLIIDPGFGFAKTIAQNFELLAGLSEFKRLGYPVLAGLSRKTTIYKTLNTTAEHALNGTTVLNTLALERGASILRVHDVKPAVEAVKLWTATTRYLNKIVI
- the cdaA gene encoding diadenylate cyclase CdaA; translation: MRVGFLNINWADVLDVFLVSVLLYQVYTLVRGSIASRVFLGYLFVYVFYLVVKGLGLGLLTAILQYFMGVGAVALIVIFQQEIRRFLLIIGKSTIYTNNGFLKKVIGSSVLDLKAKNLREIVDASKTIAASFTGALIVLNKRDDLSKYVETGELLDARVSKPLLVSLFNQYSELHDGAVVIVDGVLKAARCVLPVADGVDIPSSLGFRHRAAMGMSEATDAAVIVISEQTGRISLAVEGELHSNIPYAELESRIEEYLASDAQRMPK
- the rpsT gene encoding 30S ribosomal protein S20, translated to MANHKSALKRIRANETKRLRNRYQHKTTRSYIKKLRDITDKAEATQVYKTVSSMLDRLAKKNIIHKKKASNQKSKLARFVNSLTAA